A stretch of Paenibacillus antri DNA encodes these proteins:
- a CDS encoding spore coat protein: MYTNTVDRAQSMRRGEASDRVWSGVILAELRQAAIGYTEAALESTAPDVRRVFERLAYDTARKHEQLTAILQQNRLLEPAFAAPFEEVQRAAAQAAETVRLAKTLHQAGRVRTPATAAAPSVPQMSYTPRIQGYSPYMNMQQPPTARPPEFALPHNMPFGGLPGGTYLPPQPQPQAQAQEAPAPQREPEPAVSSALREETSLAAVAPPAAESRAAEPAHEAAPTAPPAPKRSGGRRAKAGPAVEAGANEPEQLTT, from the coding sequence ATGTATACGAATACCGTCGATAGAGCCCAATCGATGCGCCGCGGGGAAGCGTCGGACCGCGTCTGGTCCGGCGTCATTCTCGCCGAGCTGCGGCAAGCGGCGATCGGCTACACGGAAGCGGCGTTGGAGTCGACGGCGCCGGACGTCCGCCGCGTCTTCGAGCGGCTCGCGTACGATACGGCGCGGAAGCATGAGCAGCTGACGGCGATCTTGCAGCAGAACCGGCTGCTCGAGCCGGCGTTCGCCGCGCCGTTCGAGGAGGTGCAGCGCGCGGCGGCGCAAGCGGCCGAGACGGTGCGTCTGGCGAAGACGCTCCACCAAGCCGGACGCGTTAGGACGCCTGCAACCGCCGCGGCGCCGAGCGTCCCGCAGATGTCCTACACGCCGCGGATCCAAGGGTACAGCCCATACATGAACATGCAGCAGCCGCCGACGGCGCGGCCGCCGGAGTTCGCGCTTCCGCACAATATGCCGTTCGGCGGGCTGCCGGGGGGTACATATCTGCCCCCGCAGCCGCAGCCCCAAGCGCAGGCGCAGGAAGCGCCGGCGCCGCAGCGCGAGCCCGAGCCGGCCGTATCGTCCGCGTTGCGCGAGGAGACTTCGCTCGCGGCTGTCGCGCCGCCGGCGGCGGAATCGAGGGCCGCCGAGCCGGCGCACGAAGCGGCCCCTACGGCGCCGCCCGCGCCGAAGCGAAGCGGCGGCCGCCGCGCGAAGGCGGGCCCGGCCGTCGAAGCCGGCGCGAACGAACCGGAGCAGCTTACGACATAA